A single genomic interval of Lathyrus oleraceus cultivar Zhongwan6 chromosome 7, CAAS_Psat_ZW6_1.0, whole genome shotgun sequence harbors:
- the LOC127107066 gene encoding tricyclene synthase TPS4, chloroplastic isoform X1: protein MLQNSSFVSLPSFFKPQQPRSISFPSSNVSLLPCYATNSNISQRKSANYQPNIWDYDTLLSLKHDYADVHYLNRSRRLQEEVRRMINDENVEILELIANVKHLGISYHFEKEIREALDRFLSLEKYGDTVHEKNLHDTALKFKLLREYEYDVSSDIFERFKDHNGNFEKCLVKDVKGMLSLYEASFLSYEGEQILDEANSFTSFHLRGIQDNISNFLFEQVNHSLELPFHRRFQRLEARRYIESYGKRKDANKVLVEAAKLDFNIAQSNLQQDLIEMSRWWKGVGLAPRLSFGRDRLMECFFWAIGMTPLAPELSDFSKSLTKVCSLITLIDDIYDVYGTLDELELFTTAIESWDINAVETLPEYMKIFFLALYNTVNELAKKTLQEKGHDILPYLVQAWSDMLKAFLQEARWCNDKHMPKFDDYLNNAWVSVSGVVLLTHAYFLLNHSITKEGLEHLKNSHLLLQRPSIIFRLCNDLATSSAELERGETVNSIMCYMKENGVSEMLAHQHINNLLNETWKKMNKDRVTDSTFPKCFLETLTNLARTAHCTYQYGDGHGAPNTISKNRIKALILEPIN from the exons ATGTTGCAAAATTCATCCTTTGTTTCACTTCCTAGtttcttcaaacctcaacaacCACGAAGTATTAGTTTTCCTAGTTCAAATGTTTCTCTACTTCCATGTTATGCTACTAATTCAAATATTTCTCAGAGAAAATCAGCCAATTACCAACCCAATATTTGGGATTATGATACTTTACTATCCTTAAAACACGATTATGCG GATGTCCACTACCTGAATAGGAGTAGGAGGTTGCAAGAAGAAGTAAGAAGAATGattaatgatgaaaatgtagaAATTTTAGAGTTAATAGCAAATGTGAAACACTTAGGCATCAGCTATCACTTTGAAAAGGAGATAAGAGAAGCACTTGATAGATTTTTGTCTTTGGAAAAATATGGTGATACAGTTCATGAAAAAAATCTGCATGACACTGCTTTAAAATTCAAACTCCTCCGAGAATATGAATATGATGTTTCGTCAG ATATTTTTGAGAGGTTTAAAGATCATAATGGAAATTTTGAGAAATGTCTTGTGAAAGATGTGAAAGGAATGTTGAGTCTGTACGAGGCATCGTTTCTATCTTACGAAGGAGAACAAATTTTAGATGAAGCAAATTCTTTCACGAGTTTCCATCTCAGGGGAATTCAAGACAATATAAGCAATTTCCTCTTTGAACAAGTGAATCATTCATTGGAGCTTCCGTTTCATCGTAGATTTCAAAGACTCGAAGCTCGAAGGTATATTGAGTCATATGGAAAAAGAAAGGATGCAAATAAAGTGTTGGTTGAAGCAGCTAAGTTGGATTTCAACATTGCGCAATCAAATCTACAACAGGATCTTATAGAAATGTCAAG ATGGTGGAAGGGGGTGGGACTAGCTCCAAGGTTAAGTTTTGGTCGTGACAGGCTAATGGAATGCTTTTTTTGGGCTATTGGAATGACACCATTGGCACCCGAACTCAGTGATTTCTCCAAGAGTTTAACTAAAGTATGTTCTCTAATAACTTTAATCGATGACATATATGATGTCTATGGCACTTTGGATGAGTTAGAGCTTTTCACAACAGCAATAGAAAg TTGGGATATTAATGCAGTTGAAACTCTTCCTGAGTACATGAAGATATTCTTTTTAGCACTCTACAACACTGTAAATGAATTAGCAAAGAAAACACTTCAAGAAAAAGGACATGACATCCTTCCCTACCTTGTTCAAGCG TGGTCTGATATGTTGAAAGCATTCCTACAAGAAGCAAGGTGGTGTAATGATAAACACATGCCAAAATTTGATGATTACCTCAACAATGCATGGGTGTCTGTGTCTGGTGTTGTTTTACTCACCCATGCTTATTTTCTTCTAAATCATAGCATAACAAAGGAAGGGCTTGAGCACTTGAAAAATTCTCATTTGCTACTACAGAGACCATCCATTATTTTTCGACTTTGCAATGATTTAGCTACTTCATCG GCGGAGTTAGAAAGAGGTGAAACAGTGAATTCAATTATGTGCTACATGAAGGAAAATGGTGTTAGTGAAATGCTTGCTCATCAACACATCAACAATTTGCTTAATGAAACTTGGAAGAAGATGAACAAAGATCGAGTTACAGATTCAACTTTCCCAAAATGTTTTCTAGAAACATTAACCAACCTTGCTAGAACTGCTCACTGTACATATCAATATGGAGATGGACATGGAGCTCCTAATACTATATCAAAGAATCGAATAAAGGCATTAATACTTGAACCTATTAATTAA
- the LOC127107066 gene encoding tricyclene synthase TPS4, chloroplastic isoform X2 encodes MLQNSSFVSLPSFFKPQQPRSISFPSSNVSLLPCYATNSNISQRKSANYQPNIWDYDTLLSLKHDYADVHYLNRSRRLQEEVRRMINDENVEILELIANVKHLGISYHFEKEIREALDRFLSLEKYGDTVHEKNLHDTALKFKLLREYEYDVSSDIFERFKDHNGNFEKCLVKDVKGMLSLYEASFLSYEGEQILDEANSFTSFHLRGIQDNISNFLFEQVNHSLELPFHRRFQRLEARRYIESYGKRKDANKVLVEAAKLDFNIAQSNLQQDLIEMSSWDINAVETLPEYMKIFFLALYNTVNELAKKTLQEKGHDILPYLVQAWSDMLKAFLQEARWCNDKHMPKFDDYLNNAWVSVSGVVLLTHAYFLLNHSITKEGLEHLKNSHLLLQRPSIIFRLCNDLATSSAELERGETVNSIMCYMKENGVSEMLAHQHINNLLNETWKKMNKDRVTDSTFPKCFLETLTNLARTAHCTYQYGDGHGAPNTISKNRIKALILEPIN; translated from the exons ATGTTGCAAAATTCATCCTTTGTTTCACTTCCTAGtttcttcaaacctcaacaacCACGAAGTATTAGTTTTCCTAGTTCAAATGTTTCTCTACTTCCATGTTATGCTACTAATTCAAATATTTCTCAGAGAAAATCAGCCAATTACCAACCCAATATTTGGGATTATGATACTTTACTATCCTTAAAACACGATTATGCG GATGTCCACTACCTGAATAGGAGTAGGAGGTTGCAAGAAGAAGTAAGAAGAATGattaatgatgaaaatgtagaAATTTTAGAGTTAATAGCAAATGTGAAACACTTAGGCATCAGCTATCACTTTGAAAAGGAGATAAGAGAAGCACTTGATAGATTTTTGTCTTTGGAAAAATATGGTGATACAGTTCATGAAAAAAATCTGCATGACACTGCTTTAAAATTCAAACTCCTCCGAGAATATGAATATGATGTTTCGTCAG ATATTTTTGAGAGGTTTAAAGATCATAATGGAAATTTTGAGAAATGTCTTGTGAAAGATGTGAAAGGAATGTTGAGTCTGTACGAGGCATCGTTTCTATCTTACGAAGGAGAACAAATTTTAGATGAAGCAAATTCTTTCACGAGTTTCCATCTCAGGGGAATTCAAGACAATATAAGCAATTTCCTCTTTGAACAAGTGAATCATTCATTGGAGCTTCCGTTTCATCGTAGATTTCAAAGACTCGAAGCTCGAAGGTATATTGAGTCATATGGAAAAAGAAAGGATGCAAATAAAGTGTTGGTTGAAGCAGCTAAGTTGGATTTCAACATTGCGCAATCAAATCTACAACAGGATCTTATAGAAATGTCAAG TTGGGATATTAATGCAGTTGAAACTCTTCCTGAGTACATGAAGATATTCTTTTTAGCACTCTACAACACTGTAAATGAATTAGCAAAGAAAACACTTCAAGAAAAAGGACATGACATCCTTCCCTACCTTGTTCAAGCG TGGTCTGATATGTTGAAAGCATTCCTACAAGAAGCAAGGTGGTGTAATGATAAACACATGCCAAAATTTGATGATTACCTCAACAATGCATGGGTGTCTGTGTCTGGTGTTGTTTTACTCACCCATGCTTATTTTCTTCTAAATCATAGCATAACAAAGGAAGGGCTTGAGCACTTGAAAAATTCTCATTTGCTACTACAGAGACCATCCATTATTTTTCGACTTTGCAATGATTTAGCTACTTCATCG GCGGAGTTAGAAAGAGGTGAAACAGTGAATTCAATTATGTGCTACATGAAGGAAAATGGTGTTAGTGAAATGCTTGCTCATCAACACATCAACAATTTGCTTAATGAAACTTGGAAGAAGATGAACAAAGATCGAGTTACAGATTCAACTTTCCCAAAATGTTTTCTAGAAACATTAACCAACCTTGCTAGAACTGCTCACTGTACATATCAATATGGAGATGGACATGGAGCTCCTAATACTATATCAAAGAATCGAATAAAGGCATTAATACTTGAACCTATTAATTAA